Proteins found in one Mangifera indica cultivar Alphonso chromosome 15, CATAS_Mindica_2.1, whole genome shotgun sequence genomic segment:
- the LOC123197558 gene encoding uncharacterized protein DDB_G0275933-like — MGYVQEARENHVKKKVEEALRSKMKQKALKECDRYTSKYAECAIGKTISIVWQCRKQAKELNNCLHQFTNDSALEEMKREYMLQQDGKEAARI, encoded by the exons ATGGGATACGTTCAGGAAGCACGCGAGAATCACgtgaagaagaaagtagaagAAG CTTTACGGAGTAAAATGAAGCAGAAGGCATTAAAAGAATGTGATCGTTACACGTCCAAGTATGCTGAGTGTGCCATCGGAAAAACGATTTCGATTGTGTGGCAGTGTCGCAAACAGGCGAAAGAGTTAAACAATTGCCTTCATCAATT CACTAATGATTCTGCCTtggaagaaatgaaaagagaatATATGCTTCAGCAGGATGGGAAGGAGGCTGCAAGAATCTAA